From the genome of Sporomusa sphaeroides DSM 2875:
TCCATTTCTTTACGTTGCTGAGGTGTCATACTACAATACTCTTCAAGCTTTTGCTGATTATATCCATCCATGAGATACTCGGCTTGTCCGTTTTCTAAGCGGCTGACAGCTTCGGCCTGCTGTTTAGGGGTGGCACTGCATGCTACAGCAAAACCCTGCATCAGCGGGACCTTTCCTGCTGCTACTGCGTCGATTAATTCTGGTGCAGCTTTTTGCACCAATTCTTTGGCACATTCAATTTTAGAGTCTGTTGGTTCGAAGATAGTGATAGGTTTTTGAACGGCTTGGCGGGGATATGTTTTTCCGTCTGCGCCGGTTGAGGTGTTGCATTGCAACAACTGTCCTTGATCTTCCATTCGTTGTCGTGTTCGACTGACGGTCGAATTATCGACACCCAAACTTACTGCAATCTGCCTGTCGCTCTTTTCCGGCGTCTCCAGCAACTGCTGGCGAATCAACTCTTGCCGCTGCTCCCTAGTCAGATGCCTTCGGGCCATATTAAGTTTGCGGGCATGTTCGCGTTTTTGTTCTTCCGTCATACCTACTCGCACAACTCGCGGCCAATCTTTTAAGCCGAGTTCAGTGCAAATTTTTATGCGATGATGTCCATCAAGAATATTGCCATCTTCGTCATACTCAACCGGCACCATCATGCCACGCTTTTGAATGTCTACTTTAAGTTCAGTGTAGTCATCGGGTGATAAATCCGGCATAACCTGGTATGTATTGCTCAAATGCTTGCCCTCCTTTTATGATTACCGTGCTGCCTTCCGAACCTTATCTGGCGGCCTCCCTTTGTATTTACGCTCATTGCTTGCAGTCTTTATGAAGCGGTTTGCTCTAATTGGCACAGGCATTGTAGCCGCGATTTCTGCTGCGCTATGTATTGCGATTTGCCTTAATACTTCCAAAGCAGCGTCAACATGAATTCTTACATGGCAGTTACCTGCCGTTTTTAAGTGCGGTAATTGTCCTTGCTTAACCATTGCACGAATAACTTTTTCTGGCAGATTTGTACGTTTTGCAAAATCCGAGATCGTTTCCGTGATTGGAGTCATTTAGATTCACCTACTTTATGCCGATTTACCAATAAACTGGATTTTAATTTCTAAAATCTCACAAGCTCTTTGAATAGAGTCCTCGTTCCAACGCTTATCCCCTTTGCGGTTAATTAGGTTATATGTATATTGAAGCGAAAAGCCCATTTTATCTGCAAACGTTGAAACATTCATGCCTTGTGACTTAAGCTCGTTTTTTACTACTTCACAAAAATCATTCATAAATTCACCTCCCTGTTGCTAATACTAACTTATATGATTAGTATTAGCAATCGCGATATTAAGCGCAAAGATTAGTATTATGTACCTAATCCTCTTAAATTCTCCAATTTGCTTAGTTTTTCTCCATTTATTAACTTTTGGGATTATTGCATTATCCTATTAGATTAGTTATACTAAATACATAGATTAGATTTGGAGTGAGTAAATATGAAATATCCCAATAACTTAAGGGAAATTCGTAAAGACAAAACCGTAAAAGCTACTGACCTTGCTGATTTACTTGAAGTAACATTTCAGCATTATTACGCCCTTGAGCGTGGCGATCGACAATTATCATCTCAGCAACTTGTTAAGCTTGCAAAATTTCTCCAAATAACAACCGATGAAATTGTAAATTATGAACCTGAAGAAAACAGTGAAACAAACGAAAAGCTCCAGAGACAAAAATCTCTAGAGCAAGATAATAGTGATCCTTATTTTCGTATTACACAAGACGCAAAGAAAAATGGCATACCTCCTGAAGACTTTGCTATGGCACTTGACTTTGTAAAAAGATTTAAGAACAAAGGATAATAACCTATGGATAACCGGTATGTAACCAAATCTGATTTATATCATTCAGTTGACCATATTATTGATTTGATGAATATCACAATAAATGATACCTCTTATCCGTTAGACTCAATTAATTTGGCCCATACTTTTTGCAATAATTTGGAACTAGTAACCCTTCCTTTTCCTTCCACTGCAATATGTGGAGTCTTATGCAAAGACGAGTCACGTACTGCCATTGCTCTTAATAAAAACCGGGAAGACGCTATGCGAAATTTTGATTGTATGCATGAGTTGGTTCATTATTTTTTACACGATGATACAGAATTTAGATGTATATGCCCTGATAAATCACAGGTAAAACAGAATAACTTTATTGAATGGCAAGCAAATGAAGGCGCTGCACAGGCATTAGTTCCATATCAAATTTTCATTCCTGAATTTGTTAAGCTTTCTAGAAATTATGCACGTTCTGCTTGGGACATGGCCGGCATTACTATCGAATTAGCTCACAATTTTTATGTTTCGCCTCAAGTTATTCGTAATCGTATTAATAATCTCGAATACGAAATTAAACAATACCTTGATGGAATACCAATTGAGAAAATTACACTACTTTCTAAAAACCAAATTACCAAACGAGGTTTACACAAAAAAAGCACCGCTATATTTAGTTATTGCACAAAATGTCTTTCTGTTGTCTCAGATATCAATAATTATTGCTCTATTTGCGGTACTAACTTAAAAGAACCGATTAATAATTTCTATGATTTTAGAGTGTGGAAAGGAGTAGGCTATATGAAATATGACGGTATTCAAATCGATCAAAAATATAAGGCGATCATCTGCCCCAGGTGCAATAATGAAGAAATTGAACCTGAGGGAAACTATTGCAAGATATGTGGGATTGACCTTGTTAACAAGTGTGCTGGTTACTTAGTAGGAGATGGTTACCACGAGGAATGGATATCTGGATGTAGTGCCATTCTAGACGGTAAATCACGTAATTGTCCCTTTTGCGGTAAACCCTCATCTTTTTACAACTTAAAACTGTTACGGGATTGGAATTATCGAGAAGATGACGATTATATCCCTTTTTAATTAAACCTTTGCGGAGGATATTTTGATGGCAACTAAACGCCCGTATGGCGAAGGAACGTTTTATTTTGATGAAGCAAAACAGTTGTATCGTGCAATGCTTGTTTCTCCGTCTGGTAAACGTTTAACTAAGGCATCTAAAAACGAAGAAATCGTGAAAGACTGGCTCAATGAGCAGCGATTATTAGTTGGCCGAAATCAACATGTTGATCCTATTGGTATAACCCTTTTGGAATGGGCAACATCCTGGGTAGACACATATTCGCGTCCCAATGTAAGGCAACGCACACATGAACGCAATTTGTCATTACTAAACCACTTGGAGCCCATTGCCGGAACAACTTTGCAAAAATTAACACCAACACAGATTCAAAGCTTGTATAATGATATGGCAGATGAAGGTTATGCTAGCGGGACTATAAAACATGTCCATAAGCTACTGAATGGTATATTAAAACAAGCCGTAGCCAATCGATATATAATGATTAACCCTCTCCAGCAAGGGGTTAAACCACCTCGCATAGTGCGTGATGAAATCGAAATATTTACAGTTGCAGAAATTGAATTACTTTTGCAATTAGCACAGCAAAATAATCCCCGCCTTTATCCGGCTTTACTTCTAGCAGTTACGACCGGTATGCGGCTGGGTGAGGTTCTTGGTATCAGATGGCAAGATATCGATCTAACCAATAGTACATTGCAGGTACGCCAAAGTTTACAAATGACTGGTATTGGGATCATCTTTGAACCTCCTAAAACAGAAAAAGGCAAACGGAAAATCCCGCTACCGCAACAAATGGTATTAGCGCTTAAAGAATATCGCAAATTATGGTCTGAAAGTAAAATTAAGCACGCGCATAATACCTGCAGTAAATGCAATACGACTGGTAAGCTCGTAGACGATGGCAACAAAAATATAATTTCTTATGAGTGTCCAAGTTGCGACCACGCATGGTTATATGCAAATGATTTGGTATTTGTATCAAATACCCATACCCCTCTTCACCCGAAAAACTTCACCGTTCGCTTTTGGCATAAACTCCAAACTGATGCTGAATTTCATATGAATGAATTTAAGCCTGAGCCATTACGAACTAAAGAAAAATATAAAGTAACATTAGAAAATTGCCGCATGCAAGCAGATTGGCAACAATTTAATCTAAGAAATTTCCATGCTTTGCGGCACACCTACGCCACCACCCTGCTGACCTCCGGCGTTCCAATTGTCGATGTATCCCGTGTTTTGGGACATGCCAAGGTATCTACTACCCTGGATATATACGGCCATGCTATACCGGAAAACTCAAAAGTAATTGCTGATAAAATTGCAAATGCGTTTCTAAAATAAAGAAAGACAGCCCCCGTAAAAGGGGCTGTCTTTTCGTCTATTTGCACACCATTTATTAAATCTGCACACCGATTGCACACCTAAATATAAAACGGGCTTCCGGAATCACCCGAGAACCCGCGATTTTACTGGAGCGGGCAACGAGATTCGAACTCGCGACCCACGGCTTGGGAAGCCGGTACTCTACCACTGAGCTACGCCCGCACATGTAATACATAGAAAATATAAGGTTATGAGCATTTTATTCCTTTAGGTCGTAAACAGTTACGGTTCAGGAAGCCGATGCTCTCGTTCTCATGAAGAATTATAGCATACATAAAGTCTTGACGCAAGGCAAACCATGTCGGTATGTGTTTAGCTCGTGATAATGTTACCTCGCGGATTATCGCGATAAATATCACTATGAAAGAGCGTCGACAACATTGAAGGCTGGTTATAGATAGGTTTTGAAAATGAGGTAACATTTTTGTCTTAGGTGCAATGAAGCTCTGATACACATGTCGTAAAGGAAGCCTCGTTTGCCTCTATTCCTTATTGTTGTCTGGCTTCATAGCAGGTTTAGCAATAAATGAAGTCTGTTCTGAAGCTTGTTTTACCTTTGCTTTGGCTTTATCTTCGACATTCTCAATTAGTACCATAATTGCCCTCATTACTCCTGCAGCAATAAATATGACTAAGAAGCTACTAGTAAGCGTCCAACCCGGAAAGCCTTTAAATATGCCGAGATATTCAAATAGCGGTAATATGCCATAAAAAATTAAACTCGAACCAATTAAATTAGCGACCCAAAACTGTTTCCAACTATTCGAGTATTGGTAAACCATCATAAAGGTAAGAGGGGTGACAGTCAAGTCATGAACAAATATGTCAGGTGCTATTGGAAATAAGCTAACGGCATAAACCCAACGCCCTAAATTGATAGCCATAACTACGTCCAGAATTACTCTTGAGACGGCTACCAGCGAACCATATAACAATAAAGTCTTAAGTCTTGCCTTATCAACCAATATCCACCAAAGAGTATACATGGTGATTACCAAGCCAACAAGCAACCACCAACGAGTCGTAAACACATTTTCTAACCAAGCCGCATAAACGATACTGTATTGTTCTAATCGTAAGTTATGAATTACATTTGTGTAGTCGGCCACTTTAACCCCTCGCTTTTATTCAGCATCCAAAATTCACTATTTTATGAACTTCACAAAAACGCCATATAGCATATGTCCTACACCTGAACCCGCTCGATACACTTCTTCATGCCCTCATTGTACATAAACAATATTTAGTATCTAAATACTAGGACTGAACTATTCATATAAATAAGTTTTAATTCTACCATTTTGGCTATTTGGGACATAGGATTTACATTTGTATTGCAATATCGCTTTTAACAGGAAATGTCCCCAATTTGTTGGACAGTATGATATACGGTCTACAAATTGGGGACATTTTAAATCAAAAGGTTTTTTATCTACACTCTCTATTGCTTACCCATTCTCATTTAAACCCGGACAATACTACCGGGGGCAAGACGATGATATTCCAGCGCTTCCCGGTCTGTCATGTCTTTGAAGTCTTTATAATAGCTGCCTACTGCGGCATATACATCCCGCTTGCCAATACACACAACCTCAACGTGTTCCTTTAGCAGCCCATTGATAGTATCAGTGGGAGCCACCGGTACAGCCACCGTTATGCTGGTGGGGTTCCACTTTTTAAGCCATTTGACGGAAGCCAGCATAGTATAGCCGGTAGCAATGCCATCATCAACAAGGACAATATCGCGATCCTTTACCTCATGATTTTTTATAAGCATAGCTTCGTAATTTTTACTCCGTTCTTCAAACACCTTGCGGGCTTCGGCAACGAGTTGGTCAAAATTCTCCTGCTTAACACCAATGCCGGTAACATATTGATTGTCATGAATCAAGCTGCCATCAGGCATAATGGCACCGATGGCTATTTTGGGGTTAAGCGGATGCCCAATCTTTTTAGCAACAAGAATACCCATTTTAGCTTGTAATTTTGCCGCAATGGGTGATGCCACCGCTATCCCACCACGGGGAACTGCCACTATATATGGTTTCTTCAAACTATGTGCGGCTAATTGTTCTGCCAGCATTTTCCCGGCATGAATACGGTCATCAAACATAGCTTCCCCTCCTTCTTATTCGTAATTATAGGATTTGTGGCTGCCGTAATTTTAATACAAAAAAAGCATCTGACTAAAATGTTTTTTTAGTCAAAATGCCTGTAAACAACTTTCGCATAGTGAAAAACGTCAAAATATATTAAAAGAGACCTTGCAATCGCAAGGTCTCTTTGTGGTGCCTCAGGGCAGAATCGAACTGCCGACACGAGGATTTTCAGTCCTCTGCTCTACCGACTGAGCTACCGAGGCATTTAAACAAGTGGCGACCCGGAAGGGACTTGAACCCTCGATCTCCGCCGTGACAGGGCGGCATGTTAACCACTACACCACCGGGCCTTGATTGACAGATATCATTATATCTTATGGGCTATTATTAGTCAAGCTTCTGTATACCCTCTTTTGGCTACCGGTTTCCCTTCTATTTTTAAAACATTTGCTCTTGATGTAAAATTCTAACAAGCAGATAAAGGGAAAAAGTTTATGATGACGAATATCTTTGATAGAATGCCACGGAGGCTAATATGGACGTTTTAACGCTATTAGAAATAGTAAGCGCTTTATCCTTTATCGCTATGACAGCCTATCTTACCGGTCGTAGCCGCTTTATTATGCGTTGCACCCATTATCCCTACCACCCGGCCAGTCAATTCTCCTTGATTGTGCTATTTTCCTTTCTGTCGATTATAGGCAATTACAGCACCCTGCCCTGGGGCGATCCGGTAGTCACGACACGCATGATCGGTATATTATTGGCCGGTCTGGCCGGTGGTCCGATTGCGGGAGTTTGTGTCGGTCTCATTAGCACCACATATCTGATTCTGGTAGAAAACGCAGCTTTAATTCCCGCCCTTTATATGATATTTGCCGGGACATTATCCGGATTGCTGCGGTTTCGCTTTAGCTTTCACCAGATTAAGCCCCTGACCGGAGCCGGAATTGCGCTATTTGTTGAATTACTTCAACTTATATTTAATACAATGCTTACCAATACCACAGCCGCGATGCTGTTATTTAATGTTAAGGCCGCCGTGTTTACTATGCTTGTCAGTATTCTTGGCGTATGGCTGTTTCTGTTCATTATCAATTGGATTGCAGCAGAACAGGATATTTACGGAGCACGGGCAGCGCAATTATCATTAGAAATTGCCAGTCGCACGCTCCCCTATCTTAGACTGGGTTTCAATACCCACTCAGCCACCGTAACGGCGCAAATCATCTACGAACTGACCGAGGCAGATGCAGTATCCGTTACCGGCAGGTATAAGCGGTTAGCCTTTGTCGGACAAGGAGCGGAACACCATAGGCCGGGTGAACCCATTCTCTCTACCGCAGTAAAGGATGCCATTGCCGATAAAACAATAAAAATTATTAATACACCGGCAGACCGGGGATGTCCTTATCCTGCTTGCCCGTTAAAAGCCGGGGTTGTGGTGCCGTTGTTTACCGGAAATAACATAGTTGGAACCATCGAGCTGGCTCGGACTAGTGGTGAATCGGTGTCAGAACTAGATATCCACATTGCGGATGGTCTTGCTAAATTGCTGTCCGTACAAATTCAACTGGCGGAAATTGATGAGCAGCGGAAAATGAGGGAAAAGGCCGAACTCAAAGCACTTAGGGCACAAATTAACCCTCACTTTCTCTTTAATACGATTAATATTATTATGTCCTTTTGCCGCACCGACCCGGATAAGGCCCGTAATCTGCTGGGGAGTTTGGCCACACTGATGCTGCGGGGCTATTCCAACCAGGACGAGCTGATAACACTGGAAGATGAGCTTGCGTCCATTACGGCTTATCTCGAAATTGCCAGATCCCGTTTCGGCGACAGGCTCGATATTGCCGTAAATATTGATGACACCGCTGCACTAGCCTTGATACCGGCCTTATCACTGCAACCGTTAGTAGAAAACGCTTTAAACCACGGACTCTTTCCCAAACTAGGCCATTGCCTGCTGGCAATGGAAGCCTATATTGAAGAAGATACGCTAATTGTTTCTGTTACAGATAATGGCATTGGTATTCCAGCACAAAAGTTAGAGCAAATCCAGGACGGTCATTCTGAAGGCGTCGGTATAAACAATGTCAATAAACGTTTAACCAGTCTCTACGGGTCAAAATATGGCCTGACAATAACTTCCCAGCCGCCGTTTGGTACCGAAGCCAGACTGTGTATTCCTTTCGTGCCTCAAATATCAACCGTTCAGGAGAAAGGAGTGTATCATGAAAACAAAAGCTGTGATTGTTGATGATGAACTGCCTATTTGCGATGAAATTGAATTTCTGCTAAGCCAGCAGAATGATGTTGAAGTATGTAAAAAGTTTACCAGTTGCATAGATGCGCTTGTTTATATTTTGGACAGAAAGCCCCAATTGGTGTTTTTGGATATCAATATGCCCGGTATGTCTGGTATGGAAATGGCGCAAAAGCTAAGCATCCTCCAGAATCCCCCCTATATAGTCTTCATTACCGCCTATCCTGAACATGCTGTCGAAGCCTTTAATACCCCGGCTGTCGCCTATATTACCAAACCTGTTACACAAGAAAAACTTGCCAAGGCATTAGCCAAAATCCGCAATCTGTCTGCAAAAGCTCCTCCGGAAAAAGGGACACTGACAGCAAAAGTCTGTGTCGTATCTGGTGATAAAATTGTGCCGCTAAATAAAAAGGATATTGTTTTTATTTATGTCAAAGACAAAAACGTTTACGTACGCACCCATACTAACGAGTTCTCAACAATGTTAACATTACAGGAATTTGATAACCTCTTGACTGAAACTAACTTTTTCCGCATCCACCGTCAATATGTAATTAACTTAGATGAAATACTGGAAATTACCCCTTGGTTTCACGGTTCCTATCTATTACGTATGAATGATTTCTCTAAACAGGAAGTGCCTGTCAGCCGCAACCGGGTAAAAGCCTTTAGGACAGCGCTTGGGCTTAAATAGATAGTGGCAAGGAGGTTTAGCCGTGGGATTAGGTCTGAAAGCTAAACTTACAGTGTTTGCTGTAGGAATAGCTTTATTGGTCTGTTTAGTGGCAAGCATTCTCATTATCAGGGATATGCAAATTCAGATTGAAACAGCGATGGCCGAAAAATCCAAATCAGATCTTGCCACCGCACTGGAAATTACCGATTATATGCTTCCCGGCTCCTGGCAGGTGAAAAATGGCGAATTATACAAAGGGCAGTATCGCATTAATGACAATACCGAGCTGGTAGACAAGATTGCCCGCTTAACAGATGATACGGTTACGATATTTTTAAATAATACCCGTGTGGCTACCAATATCATGCGGGACGGCACCAGAGCAACCGGTACAGTTGCTGCCGACTATGTTACCGAGACAGTGCTTACCAATGGCAATCTCTATATTGGAGAAGCGGAAGTTGTCGGCGAAAACTACCAGACTTGCTACGCCCCGCTTAAAGATGATTCCGGCAACATTATTGGCATGTTCTACATCGGCGTCTCGAAAAAATTGGCAGACCAGCTTAGACACAGCTTTACATCGATTGCAGTATTATCTGCTCGAATTGCCTTGCTGTTCGCATTGGCTGGCACCTGCTTTATCCCGTTGGATACCTGGTCAATCGGCTTTGACAATCGTCCTGTGCTCTGTTGGAAGAAAAACTCTACACATGGAAAAACGCCACGCTGATTGCGTGGCGTTTTTTAATCTTATAATCCTATATCTTACTTCACTGTTATTTCTTCTGTAGCTGCAATTTTGGCAGCTCCGCTTGATTCAAACTTTTTATTGCTAAGAGCCAAGGTAATGAGCAAGCCAAGGAACAAGAGTACCGCTGCCGCCACGAAGGTATACTGGGCAGCCTGATTAGCAAAATTATCTTTCAGAAAAGCTACGATTTGCGGACCAACGATACCGCCACAGCCCCATGCGGTAAGAATGGTGCCATAAACAATCGGCATCAGCTTCTGACCGAATACATCAAGGACAAAGGAAGGCATAGAACCAAATCCGCCGCCATAGCAGAGCAGGACATAGCAGACAAGTACACCAAAGACAATAGGATTGCTAACAAACAGCAAAGCAATAAATACCAGCAGTTGTGTACCGAGAATGAGACGGAATGTCTGAACCCGGCCGATTTTATCGGATAAACCGCCCCAGAAGAAACGGCCTACACCGTTAAAGATGGAACTAACGGCAATTAAGGTAGCACCGGCAGCGGCCAACCCGGCAATCACCTGCGGGTCTGACAGGGTGGCTGGATCCATAGTCTTTTTCAAAAGATCCTGTAATAAAGGAGATTGGAAACTGATAAACATAATACCTGCAATAATATTAAAGAAGAAAACAGTCCACATCATCAGAAATTTACCGGACATAATACATTCTCTCGCTGTAATTGCATCCTGCGAAGCTTGCGCTGACGCTGAAGTGGCCGGAGGGGTATAGCCTGGCGGCACGAAACCAGCAGGCGGATTAATCATGTAGTAACCTGCCGGTAAGGTAATGAAGAACATGACCGTACCTACATAAGAAAATACCAGAACAAGATTGCCACCTGTCATGCTCATAAAGATGGGAGCCAGAATTTTTGCCATAATGAGGGCGCCAAAACCAAAGCCCATAACTACCATACCGGTAATAAATCCCTTTTTGTCAGGAAACCACTTGGCAGCAGTTGCTACCGGAGTTACATAACCAAGACCCAAACCAATCCCACCAATAACACCATACCCGACATAGAGGAGTCCTAGGCTTTTGATGGAAAGCGCATAGGCAGCAATCAGATAGCCGAGACTGAATAAGAAACCGCCTGTCATGGCAAGCTTGCGCGGTCCGAATTTAGGAAGATTAATGCCGCCCCAGGCTGCAGCCAGCCCGAGAGAGAAAATGGCCAGGCTAAATGCCCAAGCTGCTTCGGAGTTAGTCCAATTGTTGGCATCCATAACTGGCTTTTGGAAAAAGCTCCAGGCATACACAGTTCCCAGGGCAACCTGCAGCAAGGTACCCATGATGGCTATCACCCATCGGTTTGGAATATTTTGTTTTTCTGTTCCCATAGTTCTTCTCTCCTTTACATAGTTCCATTGGTAATAGTAACTTTTGTTGTCAGCTGACATCGGAGCAAAGACGGTATTACAATAAAATGGTTTTGTGGCAATTGAGTATATACGAAATATTCGCATTACTTAAGCGACATGCTTCCGGCGCCGTGAAAGCTGCCACCCTATCAAATGAGACCTCTTTTACATTACTATTATAGCCACCATCAAAACAATCCCGCCACACTATCCTGCTGAACGGTATAAACTTCGCGCCGAAATGACCCATTTACCAACCGATGTGTCATTGTTTCTCAGCCTCGAATATTTTACCAAACAAAAAAATAAGCTTCGAGACTACTCAAAGCTTATTTTGTGGTGGGCGATGACAGGATCGAACTGCCGACATCCTGCTTGTAAGGCAGGCGCTCTCCCGGCTGAGCTAATCGCCCATAATTTGCAAAAGGAGGTTCTTCGCTTTCGCTCAGAACTAAGCGATTCGCACAGGTTCTGGTATCGCTTTCGCTCTCCAAAACCTGGCTCTCTGCTTATCACTCAGGTTCTCATTTCGCCTATCGGCTCGTGAGAACCTGGTTCGCTGCTTATGGTGACCCGTAAGGGAATCGAACCCTTGATACCGCCGTGAAAGGGCGGTGTCTTAACCGCTTGACCAACGGGCCATGAACAATTCTAACAAGGAATACTCTTCTTCACTACCGCTCAGAAGTAAGCGACTCACTCGGGTTCTCATTTCGCCTATCGGCTCGTGAGAACCCGGTTCGCTGCTTATGGTGACCCACGATGGACTCGAACCATCGACACCCTGATTAAAAGTCAGGTGCTCTACCGACTGAGCTAGTGGGTCGTCTTCACAAGATAGAATTATACAAGATACATATAGGCTTGTCAATAATATTTTCCGGAAAAATCGCAAAGTCAAAAAGAGATAACCCGCCAATGCAGGTTATCTCTTTTTGTTAATAGTTTAAAACATATCGGCAAGGATAATTGTCTGTTCGCGGCCAGGGCCAACAGAAACGATCCCGATTTTAATATCGGCAACCTCGCTCAGGCGTTCAATATAACGGCGGGCATTAAGCGGCAGCTCATCATAGCTTCGTACATGGCTTGTCGGCTCCTCCCAGCCTGGCAGTTCCTCATAGATCGGCTCAACCTGGGCAAGCACTTTAAGGCTGGCAGGGAATTCATTCAGGAGTTCGCCTTTATATTTGTAACCGGTGCAAATCTTGAGCGTCTTTAACCCATCAAGAATATCCAGACGGGTAATTGCCATATAGTCGATTCCGCTCACATAACCGGCATAACGCACTACGCAGGCATCCATCCAGCCGCAGCGGCGCGGACGTCCGGTAGTGGTGCCATATTCATGCCCCCGTTCCCGGATAGTGTCACCAACCTCATCAGTAAGCTCGGTCGGGAAGGGACCTTCACCAACACGGGTGGTATATGCTTTTACTACGCCAATAACCTTATGAATTTGGGTTGGCCCTACTCCGGCACCGATGCAGGCACCGCCGGCAATCGGGTGTGAAGAGGTTACATAGGGGTAAGTTCCATGGTCTAAATCCAGAAGGGTGGCCTGCGCGCCTTCAAACAGCACTTTTTTATCGTTTTTGATAGCCTGATGCAGCACAGCAGCAGTGTCTGTCACATAGGGTTTAAGCTGACGGGCATATTCCAGATACTCTGCTTTTACTTCTTCATAATCAAAGCCTTCTACCCCATAAACCGCTTTCAGCAGATGGTTTTTGGCTTCCAGGTTATATTCTAACTTAGAGCAGAATTCTTCCTCATCCATCAAATCAACCATGCGGATGCCGGAACGGGAATTCTTATCCATATAGCAAGGGCCGATTCCCCGCTTAGTGGTGCCGATTTTGCGGTCGCCGCGGGACTCTTCCTCCACTTCGTCAAGCAGACGGTGATAGGGCATGATTACATGGGCGCGGTTGGACACTTTAAGGGCCGAAGTATCGATGCCTTTATCCTGCATCCCTTTCAGTTCTTTAAGCATAACCGCCGGGTCAACCACCACGCCGTTGCCCACTACGCAGGTTTTACCTGAATATAATATGCCTGACGGCAATAAATGCAGCTTAAACTCATTGCCATTAACAACAACGGTATGACCGGCATTGTTACCTCCCTGGTAACGAACAACCACATCGGCCTTTTCGGCCAGGAAATCAACAATTTTACCTTTACCTTCGTCGCCCCATTGGGTGCCGATAACCACTACAGAAGACATAGGATCAATCCTTTCTCTTTCTTGTTAAAATATAAGGTAAACTAAAATTACCGGTTTGCTTTATAAGCCAAACCGGGCCATGATGGTATCTACATGTCTGAGATAATGAGAATATTCGAAGCACTCTTCAATCTCTGCCGGGGATAAATATTGTTTAATATCCGGGTCGGCAATTACATTGCTTTTAAAGTCGGCGC
Proteins encoded in this window:
- a CDS encoding ParB/RepB/Spo0J family partition protein encodes the protein MSNTYQVMPDLSPDDYTELKVDIQKRGMMVPVEYDEDGNILDGHHRIKICTELGLKDWPRVVRVGMTEEQKREHARKLNMARRHLTREQRQELIRQQLLETPEKSDRQIAVSLGVDNSTVSRTRQRMEDQGQLLQCNTSTGADGKTYPRQAVQKPITIFEPTDSKIECAKELVQKAAPELIDAVAAGKVPLMQGFAVACSATPKQQAEAVSRLENGQAEYLMDGYNQQKLEEYCSMTPQQRKEMESRISESDKKIDREYALSTMIPKMITAVLKLRSEDVEEAARYFVNHENGPSEIDFTVSELGECIERLQTIKAALSKTKRLKVVK
- a CDS encoding helix-turn-helix domain-containing protein, whose protein sequence is MTPITETISDFAKRTNLPEKVIRAMVKQGQLPHLKTAGNCHVRIHVDAALEVLRQIAIHSAAEIAATMPVPIRANRFIKTASNERKYKGRPPDKVRKAAR
- a CDS encoding helix-turn-helix domain-containing protein, whose amino-acid sequence is MKYPNNLREIRKDKTVKATDLADLLEVTFQHYYALERGDRQLSSQQLVKLAKFLQITTDEIVNYEPEENSETNEKLQRQKSLEQDNSDPYFRITQDAKKNGIPPEDFAMALDFVKRFKNKG
- a CDS encoding ImmA/IrrE family metallo-endopeptidase — translated: MDNRYVTKSDLYHSVDHIIDLMNITINDTSYPLDSINLAHTFCNNLELVTLPFPSTAICGVLCKDESRTAIALNKNREDAMRNFDCMHELVHYFLHDDTEFRCICPDKSQVKQNNFIEWQANEGAAQALVPYQIFIPEFVKLSRNYARSAWDMAGITIELAHNFYVSPQVIRNRINNLEYEIKQYLDGIPIEKITLLSKNQITKRGLHKKSTAIFSYCTKCLSVVSDINNYCSICGTNLKEPINNFYDFRVWKGVGYMKYDGIQIDQKYKAIICPRCNNEEIEPEGNYCKICGIDLVNKCAGYLVGDGYHEEWISGCSAILDGKSRNCPFCGKPSSFYNLKLLRDWNYREDDDYIPF
- a CDS encoding tyrosine-type recombinase/integrase; the encoded protein is MATKRPYGEGTFYFDEAKQLYRAMLVSPSGKRLTKASKNEEIVKDWLNEQRLLVGRNQHVDPIGITLLEWATSWVDTYSRPNVRQRTHERNLSLLNHLEPIAGTTLQKLTPTQIQSLYNDMADEGYASGTIKHVHKLLNGILKQAVANRYIMINPLQQGVKPPRIVRDEIEIFTVAEIELLLQLAQQNNPRLYPALLLAVTTGMRLGEVLGIRWQDIDLTNSTLQVRQSLQMTGIGIIFEPPKTEKGKRKIPLPQQMVLALKEYRKLWSESKIKHAHNTCSKCNTTGKLVDDGNKNIISYECPSCDHAWLYANDLVFVSNTHTPLHPKNFTVRFWHKLQTDAEFHMNEFKPEPLRTKEKYKVTLENCRMQADWQQFNLRNFHALRHTYATTLLTSGVPIVDVSRVLGHAKVSTTLDIYGHAIPENSKVIADKIANAFLK
- a CDS encoding CBO0543 family protein, whose translation is MADYTNVIHNLRLEQYSIVYAAWLENVFTTRWWLLVGLVITMYTLWWILVDKARLKTLLLYGSLVAVSRVILDVVMAINLGRWVYAVSLFPIAPDIFVHDLTVTPLTFMMVYQYSNSWKQFWVANLIGSSLIFYGILPLFEYLGIFKGFPGWTLTSSFLVIFIAAGVMRAIMVLIENVEDKAKAKVKQASEQTSFIAKPAMKPDNNKE
- a CDS encoding phosphoribosyltransferase, with amino-acid sequence MFDDRIHAGKMLAEQLAAHSLKKPYIVAVPRGGIAVASPIAAKLQAKMGILVAKKIGHPLNPKIAIGAIMPDGSLIHDNQYVTGIGVKQENFDQLVAEARKVFEERSKNYEAMLIKNHEVKDRDIVLVDDGIATGYTMLASVKWLKKWNPTSITVAVPVAPTDTINGLLKEHVEVVCIGKRDVYAAVGSYYKDFKDMTDREALEYHRLAPGSIVRV